Part of the Athalia rosae chromosome 2, iyAthRosa1.1, whole genome shotgun sequence genome, TAGAGCAAACTATTAGGACAGTTCGTTGATTGTACGGGCAGCATATCATAGCCAACGCGTTTAAACAACGAATTTGTTTGCTTTCGTGTTCGTAAAGTGGCTCATTGTGTCGATTCTCGTGACCCAGCAGAGTCCAAACTTTGACTGTCCCCGTTGTCGTCAACGCCAGCACTACATCGTCTTCAATAAAGATGAATTAGTTGTTGTGAGAGATtgacaatttcaattattagaCAATCGaagcaaaataaaaacttaatcaaaattacaaaattaaaaatttgtcattggattttgctttcatttcaatattattcataCATGTTAAACACATTACATCATAAGTAATCAAGCAGTAACTAATTATCAGAGATTATAAAACTGGAACCTGTAGCCTTCaagaataggagagaaaatttcgtgTTAAAATTCAAAGCTAGGccaatgaataaacgaaagcACTCAAATCCAATGTTAACTACGCAACGTATTAACTTAGTTAATGTTGATTGCAACATGCGTTTCAATAGGGTATAATAGATATTAATATCGGTGCTAAAGTCTTGGTATATTTGATATGTATACTTACATTAGAGTAGgcagcttacaattagagatATCGCACAAATGATAGATGTATGGATAGAGCTTTCATAGGGAACAGGAGATAGCGATCGCGGAGATGATAGTTTTAAAAGGAGATAATAgttagaatgaaataaaaagattcaCTGAACCAAAGACAGTAGCTGGTcactaaaaaataataagaataaaatctcaatatatacatatggatAGAATTTTGGTTTCAACGACAGCAGAACAATTAATGAGATACTGAAAATCAGTAAATACTGGAATTTCTCCGTTTCATAACATGCTGTAAAATGACAATGTGATTAAATCAAATTCTATAGTTTTTATGCTAAGACAGTGTTTCCGTTTGCTATTCAGAATAACTATCCAATTGAATTGCACACAATAATTGTGCTGAGCGATAGCCAAAACAATCCaaattgttaaataaataCTTCAAAATAGCCAAGATGCAATATACTGATTCAAATATTATGTCTGATAAAAGAGCCCAAAAGACACCCCAGGAGAAATATAACTGTACAATATATACCATCTATACATTACAATGGTATGATTTTCCAATTGTTATGTCCAAACTCACTTAGAACTAGGTTATTCGTACACCATtgtatataaagaaaaaaacccaaaatGGAAActcataaaaaaaagtaaaaaaagccTCTTTAACTTGTCGAGAAAATACTGGTCACTTGTTATATGAGAGCGTTACctgttaaaataaaaagtctACGACTGTAGTgagatattggaaaaaaattcattatcaatCAGATACAGAAATAAAGCAGTAAACAATAATGTAAAACATATTTCCGCAATCTACATATCTTCAAGAGGCGACAATAGTTTCAATTATTACTTAAAAACAGGTAAATTGACGCAGCTCATGTAACTCAGATCAGTGATAAGAACAcaggaaattgaaatatctaaGGCTGAGATGTAATCGGAAAATATTAGTAGAGAATAATTCGGATTAGGATGGTAAGCATAGATGTGTGATGGACTGTAACTAACTTGTATGCACGTAGAACCGACCTTTCCGTTTGGCCGGTCGCAAGACATGCAGCGCACTTATCCAGTCTGGATTTACTCTTGAACTCAAGGTAAACAATACTTCCAGGCTGAATGGATCCATCACCAGAACTTCTGGATAGTAACTAAAGACAAAAATAGACTTGAGAGTGGAATTGGAAAAAGGCTGAACCGCTTCATGAAAACATTGTTTTTCCAAAGCTGAtatcactcattgtcagtttcttACCCAGAGCAGAATAACCTGATATCTTCACCTCCTGCAGAAACGTACGGCAGCATTTGGGTGTGGATGTTGTTGAGTTTGACCGTTTCTCTGCACTTTCCATCTATCAAATCCCACGTGCACATTTCCCCACTCTCGCTGCTACTCACTATGTAGTTTTGCTCCATTATCACACTCGCACGGCTCAGGCACATTATAGGAGCCGTATGTCCAACAAGTAAACACCTCGGAGTCATCTTGAGTAAATAACAAGTATTGAAACTGTAGATGTTATCTTTGCTACCTCTAAgtaagtaataaaaatagctgcttttatttaaaatctttACCTTTAGAGTATCTGGATCTACTTGCCAGAGGCATATTTGTCCGTCGTAACATCCAGTCACTAGAGTTTTTTGATCTCTTGACAGATAAATACAAGATATGCAATGTGTTGGAGCAATTCTTCCCCATAACACAATTGGCACAACTAAACTCGTGCCTGCTGTCATCTCGAACTGTCCTGAAAATTAAAGGATAATTTGACAAATGATTTTGACATCTTATAACAAATAGTTATTCCCgaaatagaataatttttaggacaaacaaatatatgtatgggtGACCCAGTGAAACAACAAATGTGAGATGAGATGAGGAATCATCTCCGAATGAATTTACTTTTTAATAGATGTCATGTGCCAAGATAATTACGCCTTCAATAAATCACACGATTAGTTTCGAGCCTGAGAAAACTGTCAAAGAATGAGCTCACTGCTGTACCTACGTTTCGAGGTGTGTACGATTATTAAAAGTCAAAAGTACGAAAACTTAAATGGATCTCGTGATTACACGAAGTGATATCAACAATTGGCAGTAAGGTACCAACTCatcaaaatcaatttgaatgaaaacgtCTGCTACGTCTACGTTGGCCTGCGCTTTGAGCATAATAGGTATgactttttgtattttttttcaaaacaaccACTCACCTGAACGTCACTCACCGGGACTGGATGACGAGGGAACACTTATTACTTCAAGACTGATGCTCTTTGCAAACACAAGAATCTGTGCACCCGttctatgaaattaattaagtGTCGCCCATTTTGGAATTCTCCAAAACGAAGTATGCTCCAAATGCCCAAGACGTCAATCAGCTGATTTGTTTTGAGTTTGCGCCATACGACCGAGTGCATACGACAGATACGAGCAGATACACCAGATAATGATACGACACGGGTTCCCTTCACTAGTGCTCTACTATACGAATCAAAGACTGCTACAAATGCTCAAGCAGTGTCTCCATCTCCAGAAAACTCTACGCAACCGTACTGTGTTTTTCTCTGGTTTTTAGCAAATATTACGGGAATGCTCTTTTCCTAATTGCTAAGCGTATCCCGTGAGCGTgcacgttgactgaagaatgACAAATCTGGAGGGCTATCAACTCCTACATCCTGAGTTACTTACGGAAGAAACTCTGTTAGAAATCTTGAAGGATGTGAGTTTCCTCTTAGAGATTTAACGTTCACACATTTTTCAGTCGTTAATTGATTATATTTACCATCTCCTACAGAGATGCATTGAAGTACCCAAACTCAAATCCAAGAGCAAAACTGAAATGGTTGAGATATTCAAACGAGTAGCATTACCGCTACCCCAAAGGAAGTGCAGCACGGGCACTCCTGTGCGGAAAAGATCTCTTGGCCTGCCTAATGGCAGAGATGCTCAGGAAGCCACCTCAATGTGAGTTGTATGTTCTAAAACCATAGGCAAACTACTTTACGTTTGATCTACTGTTTTATTCTAGGAGAATTGCTAAAATGTCATTGGATACTTCACCAACTCACAGTAGTAACGAAAGCCTCTCCACCACAAATAGTTCAAAATCACGAATAATTCGTCTGTCAAAGTCATCTCCAACTACAGAAACTTCTCCTGATACTAATAAACGAAAATCTGAGAAAGTATGTAGTCGGCTGGTAATAGGAAAGTTTGCTATTACCCATACAGCACGATTCAATGAACATTCATCCTGTTCCAGAATTCTTCAGAACCAGTTCATTCTCATAAGCGGCAAAAAATCACATGGCCTTGAGATTCCTTATTAAACCTTGTTAAATCCTGAATTCATCATTACCTGATTGCAAGTGTCACATCAGCTGATGGCAGAGAAAAGGGGCACAGGAATTCAAGGAAATGGTTGTATAAGAATACAATTTAGTATAACAATTGGATGCATTCATTTGTAcagattttctcttttgatagaatcaataaaatatcaatacAATGTAAGCTCCATTGAGTATTCATATTAATCTCCCTCACACGACTTACCACA contains:
- the LOC105693156 gene encoding uncharacterized protein LOC105693156, translated to MTNLEGYQLLHPELLTEETLLEILKDRCIEVPKLKSKSKTEMVEIFKRVALPLPQRKCSTGTPVRKRSLGLPNGRDAQEATSMRIAKMSLDTSPTHSSNESLSTTNSSKSRIIRLSKSSPTTETSPDTNKRKSEKNSSEPVHSHKRQKITWP